The following DNA comes from Marinilactibacillus sp. Marseille-P9653.
TAGCATATAAAATGGATTGCTAATTTTTGTTGATTTAACAATGTTTATCTACAAAAAGAAAGAGAAATGGCTACTTATTTGGCACTTATTTTACCAAGATGACATAAACTTGTGTCAACTGCATAATTCATTAGCAAAACACCCCCTAATAACTAAGCTAATTCCTCTGATAAATAACTAAGTAATTGGCAATTTATGTTAAAATTATAATTTGGATTGTGAATTAGTGTACTTAAAGTAATGGGTGCTTTTGTTAAATATCACAACTTATCAATAAGCTGAAAATATGCAATCTTTTATTCACCCTCTAACCCATAGGGGGAGTCAAATCTCTACATCTTTCAATATGGCGACCGCGCCCCAGCCACACGCGAAAAATCGCATAATTCGATAGGGGGGTACCCTGAAAGTGCCAAAATAGAGCCACATAGCCTTGTAAACCTTGTTATTAAAGGGTTTGCGGGTTATGTGGCTATTTTTATTTCGTCTGATAGTATATGTTTTTGCTATTAAATTGCCTGTTAAAACCCCGATTTAAGGCTGTTTTGGCCCGGAAAATGTGGAAATTGACTTGACGTTTTCGCAAAATTAAGTGATGTATGTAATGAAAAAATACAGGAGGTGCTTCAATGAAAGCATTATTTGGTCGAAAGTTCACTAATGTCATGGAACTAAAGGAAGCTACGGAAGATGCAAAGAAAAGAGGGGTGGTTGGCTCAAACTACACAGTCATCCGAGAAGTAGAATTAAGTGACCACGAGTTTATGAGGTTTTGCAGTGATTTTCTAGATGATCAGCCTTGGATAGAAAAAGACAATGGCGGTAGCAATGCAGCCGGGGAACTTCGCTGCATCCGAGTAAAAAATGTGGAAACTGATGAACGAATATTAGTCAACAACGAAGGGTATGAATACCCTCGCTACACTGCTATTGAAGAATAAAAACATTCAGAGAGCGGGTTTTGAGATAGATAGTTCCGTTATTGCAGAGTTTAACAATTACACAAAGAATATGGATTTTATGTTAAAATTCATCTGAATAGGATGAATGTTTTATTATAATTGCAACTCATTAAAAGCTATATTACTATTGTTGTATAATCGATATTTTGATACGCTCTTTAAATTGGAAAAGGAGGAGACTTATGAAAAAGTATATTTGTAATGAGTGTGGAGGAGAATTCTCCAAAAATCAACTCGATTCAGAATTACTGGTAGAAGGTGAGACTTTATGTAAAGGATGTGTCAGCAGCTTAATGGAAGCTGCAAGAGACTTTGTAGATCCTGATCATAATTTTGATTCGTATGAAGACTGGGACAAGAATGGACGTTAACTAAAATAACAGGAGTATTAAGAATAGCCCCCAATATAGTTGGTTAAGATTTTTTATTATTTCTTTGCTTACTATATTGGGGGCTTTAATTAAAAAAGCTATTGGAAGTAAACATTATCTCATTTTCCCCAATCGGGCGCATTAGTTGAAGAAGAGATCATCTTTTGATGGTCTCTTTTTTCGTACACAAATAACTTGCTATTCTGTGGCTTCAGAGTGATATATGGTGTAACCAAAAAACGAAAGGATGATAAGGAATGGAATTTAAAATCACTTATGAAGTCAAAGGAGAACCAAGGAAGGCACTAGTACATGCGATCAGCGAGTTCTTAAACACCATACCCAAATATAAAGGCGTTCCCACATGTGCTTATGAGATCGGAGACTTAGTAGTTGACCGGGAAGGGGCAGTTATTCTAAATAACAGCATGACCCCCGCAGAGGTGGACAAAATGGTCACGGTGCTCGAAGAACAAGGTTTCATGCCCACAAATTACGGTGAGAATGCCTTTGACGGCATTGAGGTAGCCATGCCAAGAGAGATGTTTACAGACAAGGCGATCGAGAACCTGCACAAGATCGTAAATGCCAAAGGGGAACTTATCAGCAAAGCCATCGGCACCATGGACTTAAGAATCATCGAAAACGATGTGAAAGTAAAGTTCCCATGGTTTCCAAAAACAGAGGACAGCGAGGAAGTGACCCATTACACTCAGTTCACCGAAGCCTTATGCAAAATGGCCATCGAGCGAAACCGAGTGGCTTCCACACCAAAGAAAAGCGAGAATGAGAAATACGATTTCAGATGCTTTCTATTAAGACTAGGGTTTATCGGGGACGAGTACAAGGCGCTTAGGAAGTTCTTGCTTCGAAACCTAACAGGCAACGCAGCCTTTAAACATGGGAGACCTAAAAAGGATGCAAACTAAAAAGAAGCGGGTAGGAGTGTGGACATTGACGTCTTCTCCTACCCGCTTTTCTTCTATTATAATAACTGTAGTAGTTTGATAGACTCTGGGATGATTAGTTTGGCATCCAGTCGCTTAAAAGCCGCAAAGCCAATCTGACCTTCCAGACTGTATTTCTCGTTTAACACCTTCATCGTAAGCGGCTGACGCTCAATCACCCAATAGTAGCTGAAGTCACCGAAGGCAATGGCTTTCTCGCCGCTCTCGATGCCCGGCATATAAGGTGAATGCACGACCGGCTTTCCTAGAATGGTGTTATCTACATGATTCCACAGATAGTTTCCGTTTGTGTCTTTTAGCGTTCGAAGGTAAAGAGCGGTTTCATCATTCATGACCCACACTGCATTTTTACGGTAATGCTTATCAAGTGAGAAGTACAACTTGATCACTTCATCATAGGTGATGGCATCGGTTTCTGTCGCTGTTACGCCGACTTGTGCGCCTTCTGTGGGGTGCAAAATGCCAGTAGGGGCATCGATGCCATCCCCGTTTATAAAGGCGTTTTCTTCCTCTCTACCGAACCTGCGGGCAAATTCGTTCTTCAGATATTTCTCCAAGTCGAACTTGTTGTCACTGACAAAGGATTACTTCAGCCTTGTCAAACTTGCTAGTTTATAAGACTCTAATGCGAACTGTGTAACCGTGTCGGCACTTTCGGGGATGGCAATATTCTCGTCTACCCATGCAGCCGTACCGGTTGAAGTGACCGCATGAATTTTTCCTTCTGTGGATGTAGTTTTAACCACAGTTGCGATTCTTCTAAATAGATTTTCCTTTTCAAGGGCTGTCGTGTAGCTGTCAATGAATTCATCTGGGGCAGGATAGCTCCCGGTGCTATCAGCCATGTCCCTCACAGTCGGATAGGCCACTTGACCTCTCATTGTGTTCCAGAATGCTTTGTTATAAGTAGTTTGATTTGTCATTTTGTTTCCTCCTAATTTTTATGATTTTTAACCCAGTTACGGGAAATGCAATAATGTATGACTTCATTCAGTGTCTGAAAGTAATAGCCGGAGCCTTGGTATTGGATGCACCAATGAGCTTTAGCATCTGACCGTTTATCTCTCATCACCACAACGGGATGCGAGTTGCCCAGTGGGATGATGTGAAACACTTCAAAATTTTCTAAGTCCAGATTTTTTCTTATTCGGCTTGGCAGTTTATCGATTTCTTCCATGGTCTTCACCTCCCAATCCATAAATTTGGTGACAGTTTTATCAATTCGGTGATTGTTAGGTACAGTTGTGTGAATGTGCAATACTCTTTAAAACCCTTTAATATCAAGGGATTAAGTGATTTTGGTGACAGAAGTGACAACTTCATCAACTTTACCTTTATACTCTTATATCTACCATTTCTTATATATATTTTATTTTTATATATTTCCTTAGAAGTTAAAAGAACTGTCACTACTGTCACTAACCTTTCTTAAAGTGTTGATATAACTGGGTTTGTCAGAGTAAATATTGTGGAATTACTGTCATCAAAACTTCCACCTGACATTCATCTTTGTCACTAGTTGGATGAAAGAAGCGGCAACTCATCATAGCCATAAGCGCTTTGATAATTGACTTTTGCCTCATCTGTTAAGGTATAGCTACGATAGAATGTACCGCCTTTGCCCCTGCGAACGGTCATATCTGCAAAAGTGGTGCCAAGATAATCTGCCAGTTCATTGCGGAACTCTTTTGCAGTTTTTGCGTAGCCATGATTGTTATCTGCACACCATGCCTTATACACTTTGTAGACTCGACCGGTGGTGCAGCTGTCTTTGATTTTTTCAAAGGGTCTAGGCTGCATACATTCATTAAAGAAAGCAATGATGGTATTGTTATCCGCCATATAAATTGATCTGGCATTTTCAACACATTGTGGTTCTGTAAAGATGTATCCATTTTGAATGACTTGCTTGAGCGCCATGATTGCTTTATAAACAATGCCATCACGCTCGGCATACATTTTATCCAGCAAGAACTTATCCTGTTTGTCCTTTGGAATGACGTTGTTGCAGTTGACCTGCATGATGCGGTCATAGACCCATTTCCCATCATCGCCACCAAATTTAGGTAGGCGGTTCATACAGAACCAGAGAAGTCCTTTATAGATAAACTCGAATCCGTTTTGTCCTTTGAACTCTCCAAAGATACTATCCCCACCGGTACATTGTTTGAAGATGCGAAGTTCACCAACGGTCAAGAAACTCATATCGGAGCTTCCCGCAAGACGCTTGTTGTAGAGATTACCGGTGCCAAATCGGGACTCCATCTCTTTTAAATCAATCCCGATGAAGTTGCCATTTCCCAATAATCGTTCTGTCAAAGTTTTTAGCTGTGACTTCCCGGTATCACCTTTACCAACCATGAAAAGTGATTTCTTCATACGATGTCCTTTTACATTGGAGAGAGTCACTCCCATAAACTCAAGGAGCAAATTCTGCACTGCCTCATCACTGTTGGTAAGGTCAGCCATGAACTGATCAAAGACTGGTGTAGGTTTAGCTTCGCCCAGCCAATCACAAGGAATCTGGATGGTGCTTAACACATCAGGACTGTGGGGTAGTAGCTTCATATCAGAAAGCCTAAGTAGGCCATTTTGGAAATTAACGATGTCCTCACCGGCATTCAGTTCCCCATGGGTTTTGAATTTCAAGTCAGTGGTAATCTGACGAAACACTTCATCTACATCCCGCATCTGCAAGATACTTTCATCAATGGATGTAATGTAACTTTTAATGATGCCTTTTAACATTTCATCCGCATAAAGCCTGTAACATCCATCCTCGTAGACATATCGTAAAACGCCACCTTTGGCACTATCACGAACGAAGATGTAGTGAAGGTTTTCTCGAATGTATCTTGCCAGTAAGGGACAGTTAACCTTTATGCGTTTGGAACGCTCATCGTAATAAATGTAAGAAGGCATGTCCTTACTGCCCGTATAGAACTGGTCATGACAACCTTCAATGGCTTTTTCGATGGTAGATGTGCGGTAATCATCACGCTCCCATTTTTCCCGGTATAGCTTGGACTGTCTGAACAGACTATCTATCTGTTCCATATCCCCACCGCAGTAGAATGCGAGGATATTACATAATGCTTGGTCGGCTTCTGAATGGCTGCCGTAGTCCGAAATGTCACCTTTGTCAAAAAGAGCTATAAATTTCTCGCCATTCTTGGCTTTTCTGGCGGTGACGATAATATCGAAATTGTTATTAACTGTGAAACCAACATTCTCAGACTCTATGAAACTACTTTTTTTCATGTATCTGTTCAAGAAGGTGAGCGCTTCATTGGTTCTATTCATTAAAGGCTGATCGCTAATCGCATTTCCTGTAAAAGTAAGGTAGCGACTAGTTAGTCCGCCGATGTAAATTTCCATCTGGTTGTGTGGGTTCTTGCTATAGTAATCTTTGGACAGCTTCTTAATGGAGTTACTATTTATTGAAACTGGTATCTGATTGATATCCACCTCAAAGAGGTGATGGGTGCCTTGGCCACTTGGAGAAAGTTCTTCATAGGTGTTCATCAGCACTCTAACTTCTTGAGCTAATTCACTATCAGCACCGATATCGTCAATATCAATTCCAGCAATACCAGATGGAAGGACAAGACCTACACCATCAAATTGATGAAGCTCTACAGCTTCACTAGCTTTATCAAAGGTTGTCCATTGAGACTGATACTCCTCTGTAGTGCCGGTTTTATAGCCCTTGGTGTTGTATAAGACTTTGGTACGGCGGCCTTTTTGCATTTCATAACGCCAACATACCCAAATCTTTTGTTATTTTAATTCGTTGATTTCCATAGCCGCCGACCTCCTCTTCGTTTAGTCTTCATCAAAAAGTTCATCTGCACATTTCTTGCATAGAAATCCAGCATAGATGGAATCGTTGTCGATGCTGTCATGCATGGATTTAATCAATCCGTTTACATCAACTGTGGCAACATAATCGCAGTTCTTACATTCGATTTTGATATCCATAAATATCATCTCCTTCCGGTTTTTCTGAGCCATCAAGTTGACTGAGTTGTTCGCATAATTTTTCATAATTGATGTATGCCTTTTTGCCCACGAAGATAGCGGGAAGCTTACCTGCTTTAAGTAAAAGCCTTAAGGCGTGTTCAGGGAGGATGCCTGTTTTAGCGGTTTCCCTTACGGTCAGCATGGTTGGTTTCTTGTTTTCCGACACGGTTCTTCTCCTCCTTGAGTTTTTTCTCCGCCTTTTTCAGCCAGTAGTTCTGGTTGTGTTTCTTCACCTTATCAGCGTTATTGCGGCGCCACTCTCGAAAATATTTTAATCGTTCTTCCCATGCAGCGGCTTCAAGTGTGTTTTTATCCATGAAACATACCTCCTTCTATAAATTCTGTTTCTCTTTACTTTCGCTTGAAGTATTTCGTTTCATCTGATAAATTTATGGTAATTCAGATAAAACAAAATAACAAGCATAAGAGAACTAGAATAGTAAAGTTCAAGTAAAACAGAAAAATAGAGGTGGGTTTAGTGGGAAATCAATTCAAAGGGTTCGATAATATTTTTGCCTTAACTTTAAGAAGCATGATGGAAGAGCATCCTCACACTGGGGAGAAAACCACACAAAAGGCACTGGCCAAAGCCATTGGTATCCGTCCACAGACCGTTAGTTTGTATATGGATGGCTCTACTCAGCCTACTGCAGATAACTTGTATAAGATTGCGAGATACTTTGATGTATCTGTGGATTATCTACTAACAGGAGTCAGCTCTGAGAACAAGGAGATACATAAAATCCTTGGTTTGTCAGAAGGATCGGTCAACCTTATTAAAAGAGCACATGATACAGACAAATTCGGATCTTATTCAGAAGTTGTACCGGTGTTGGATGAGCTTTTATCAGATGTGGACTTTTATCGTTTTTTAGAAGACTTGTCGTTTAAAATGGAGAATTTAAAAAAGCTGGCGCAGATGTCACCAGACGAGAAGGAAAAGATGATGTCCGGCCTAAATGTTGAGGGTTACTGGGCATGGGATTTGAACGCTTATGTAAATGAATTCATTAAGAAGGAACTAGAAAAACGGGGGATTTCTTTGCGTGAGGACTAAAGAAAATAGTCACACAGAATGGTGTTTATTCACTTGATTTATAACACCGTTAGAGTGATAGATACCATAAGAGAAATGAATTCTCACTAGGAAGGAGGAAACGAAATGCCAAGTATCAAAAAGCGAGGGGATACCTATAGAATTATGGTTTCTCTCGGCTATAACATGGAAGGCAAGCAAATCAGAAAGACCACCACATTTACACCACCGCCAAATGTCACGGAGAAAAAAGCGGAAAAACTAGCCACAGCCTTTGCCTATGAATTTGAGAAAAAATGTATGGGAATGACAAACTTCAATGAGAACATGCGATTTTCCGAGTTGTGCGAATGGTACTTTGAACAGATCGCACCACACAAGTTAAAGGAGAGAACGCTGTACACCAATAAGGAATTGATGAAGAGTTATGTCCTGCCATACATCGGGCATTTGAAACTCAAGGACATTACCACCGCTAGAATTGATGAAATGCTGAACCATCTCCACAAGCGAGGGAAAATCAGCAGATTCTATATCATGAAAGACCCATCGTTGCTTGGTGACGGGACAAGAAGGCCGACTGCAAGAAAGGCTGGTCTTTCCCTAGGTACCATCAAAACAGCCGCTAGAGGCGGTCGTGTGTCCAAGGCAACCGCCGAGAAGATTGCAGGGGCATTTGGCAAAAAGCTGAACGATCTGTTTATCGAGGAAGAAAGAGCTGATGAAGAAAAGGGAATTGATAGCACTTCTATTGCCAGAGTCAGAACCGCCACATCATCCATATTTAGCACCGCACTTAAGAAGGATATTATATGGAAGAACCCGGTGGTACACGCCACTTCGCCAAGGGGGACAGAAAAGGAAAAACTGTTCCTTGATGATAAACA
Coding sequences within:
- a CDS encoding virulence protein is translated as MEFKITYEVKGEPRKALVHAISEFLNTIPKYKGVPTCAYEIGDLVVDREGAVILNNSMTPAEVDKMVTVLEEQGFMPTNYGENAFDGIEVAMPREMFTDKAIENLHKIVNAKGELISKAIGTMDLRIIENDVKVKFPWFPKTEDSEEVTHYTQFTEALCKMAIERNRVASTPKKSENEKYDFRCFLLRLGFIGDEYKALRKFLLRNLTGNAAFKHGRPKKDAN
- a CDS encoding phage/plasmid primase, P4 family; amino-acid sequence: MQKGRRTKVLYNTKGYKTGTTEEYQSQWTTFDKASEAVELHQFDGVGLVLPSGIAGIDIDDIGADSELAQEVRVLMNTYEELSPSGQGTHHLFEVDINQIPVSINSNSIKKLSKDYYSKNPHNQMEIYIGGLTSRYLTFTGNAISDQPLMNRTNEALTFLNRYMKKSSFIESENVGFTVNNNFDIIVTARKAKNGEKFIALFDKGDISDYGSHSEADQALCNILAFYCGGDMEQIDSLFRQSKLYREKWERDDYRTSTIEKAIEGCHDQFYTGSKDMPSYIYYDERSKRIKVNCPLLARYIRENLHYIFVRDSAKGGVLRYVYEDGCYRLYADEMLKGIIKSYITSIDESILQMRDVDEVFRQITTDLKFKTHGELNAGEDIVNFQNGLLRLSDMKLLPHSPDVLSTIQIPCDWLGEAKPTPVFDQFMADLTNSDEAVQNLLLEFMGVTLSNVKGHRMKKSLFMVGKGDTGKSQLKTLTERLLGNGNFIGIDLKEMESRFGTGNLYNKRLAGSSDMSFLTVGELRIFKQCTGGDSIFGEFKGQNGFEFIYKGLLWFCMNRLPKFGGDDGKWVYDRIMQVNCNNVIPKDKQDKFLLDKMYAERDGIVYKAIMALKQVIQNGYIFTEPQCVENARSIYMADNNTIIAFFNECMQPRPFEKIKDSCTTGRVYKVYKAWCADNNHGYAKTAKEFRNELADYLGTTFADMTVRRGKGGTFYRSYTLTDEAKVNYQSAYGYDELPLLSSN
- a CDS encoding helix-turn-helix domain-containing protein — encoded protein: MGNQFKGFDNIFALTLRSMMEEHPHTGEKTTQKALAKAIGIRPQTVSLYMDGSTQPTADNLYKIARYFDVSVDYLLTGVSSENKEIHKILGLSEGSVNLIKRAHDTDKFGSYSEVVPVLDELLSDVDFYRFLEDLSFKMENLKKLAQMSPDEKEKMMSGLNVEGYWAWDLNAYVNEFIKKELEKRGISLRED
- a CDS encoding site-specific integrase, giving the protein MPSIKKRGDTYRIMVSLGYNMEGKQIRKTTTFTPPPNVTEKKAEKLATAFAYEFEKKCMGMTNFNENMRFSELCEWYFEQIAPHKLKERTLYTNKELMKSYVLPYIGHLKLKDITTARIDEMLNHLHKRGKISRFYIMKDPSLLGDGTRRPTARKAGLSLGTIKTAARGGRVSKATAEKIAGAFGKKLNDLFIEEERADEEKGIDSTSIARVRTATSSIFSTALKKDIIWKNPVVHATSPRGTEKEKLFLDDKQCKQLLKYLEEVPNNNARVALTTLMYTGMRSGELCGLHWKDVDLERGTIHVRYTLYRADGQYKLSTPKTKSSLRMIAIPAELITILKEHKKWQEEYKESLGSKWIERGAVVTGMEGEYISGVYLNSTLKKLLKKHDLPNLHVHDLRHANASLLINAGVPIKFISEHLGHSNTKTTEDIYAHVYNATAEKVASAISQALDDVR